In Janthinobacterium sp. J1-1, a single genomic region encodes these proteins:
- a CDS encoding tetratricopeptide repeat protein — MDKHHTARDSHQAYIWFRTAAEQGNAYAQFNLGLMYKKGEGVRHDDARAFIWLRLAALQGLAFAQNHLGAMYYHGRGVAQSDEEAVQWFRRAAAQGDASAQQNLGQMYRKGRGVLQNDELALAWFYRASEQGVASAQSLLGEAYARGLGAKRNDALALAWFRKAALQGDAQAQLNLGLVYKRGQGVMQSDTQAVAWFRQAAAQGLAVAQRQLGVAYAEGVGVALDQLRAYAWLLRAAEQDDADAQFNLGLMLARGQGVDQDEARAVAWYRRAARQGHCSAQYNLGGMLAGGRGVARNVREAVEWYRKAAEQGAANAQFNLGVLYANGEGVPHDPARAVRWYRKAADQGDASAQNNLGVMYANGHGVPQDDDMAVHWYARAAEQGHALAQYNLGGMYNSGRGVPKDPVRSYMWVALAAESGDATAGGAVAGYARKLSTDDLGRARALTRQWKRTRAPAPDC, encoded by the coding sequence ATGGACAAGCACCATACTGCCAGGGACAGCCACCAGGCCTATATCTGGTTCCGCACGGCGGCCGAGCAAGGCAATGCCTATGCGCAATTCAACCTGGGTTTGATGTATAAAAAAGGCGAGGGCGTCAGGCACGACGACGCGCGCGCCTTTATCTGGCTGCGCCTGGCCGCGCTGCAGGGGCTGGCGTTTGCGCAGAATCACCTGGGCGCCATGTATTACCACGGCCGCGGCGTGGCACAAAGCGACGAGGAGGCGGTGCAGTGGTTCCGCCGCGCGGCGGCGCAAGGCGACGCCTCGGCCCAGCAGAACCTGGGGCAGATGTACCGCAAGGGACGCGGCGTGCTGCAAAACGACGAGCTGGCGCTGGCCTGGTTCTACCGTGCGTCCGAGCAGGGCGTGGCCAGCGCCCAGTCGCTGCTGGGCGAGGCCTATGCGCGGGGGCTGGGCGCAAAACGCAACGATGCGCTGGCGCTGGCCTGGTTCCGCAAGGCCGCGCTGCAGGGCGACGCCCAGGCCCAGCTGAACCTGGGCCTGGTGTACAAGCGGGGCCAGGGCGTGATGCAAAGCGATACCCAGGCCGTGGCCTGGTTCCGCCAGGCGGCCGCGCAAGGCCTGGCCGTGGCGCAGCGCCAGCTGGGCGTGGCCTATGCCGAAGGCGTGGGCGTGGCGCTGGACCAGTTGCGCGCTTACGCCTGGCTGCTGCGGGCGGCCGAGCAGGACGATGCCGACGCCCAGTTCAACCTGGGCCTGATGCTGGCGCGCGGCCAGGGCGTTGACCAGGACGAGGCGCGCGCCGTGGCCTGGTACCGCCGTGCCGCCCGACAAGGCCACTGCTCGGCGCAATACAACCTGGGCGGCATGCTGGCCGGCGGGCGCGGCGTGGCGCGCAATGTGCGCGAGGCCGTCGAATGGTATCGCAAGGCGGCCGAGCAGGGCGCCGCCAACGCCCAGTTCAACCTGGGCGTGCTGTACGCCAACGGCGAGGGCGTGCCGCACGATCCGGCGCGCGCCGTGCGCTGGTACCGCAAGGCCGCCGACCAGGGCGACGCCAGCGCGCAAAACAACTTGGGCGTGATGTATGCGAACGGCCATGGCGTGCCGCAGGACGACGACATGGCCGTGCACTGGTATGCGCGCGCGGCCGAACAGGGCCATGCGCTGGCCCAGTACAACCTGGGCGGCATGTACAACAGCGGGCGCGGCGTGCCGAAAGACCCGGTGCGTTCCTATATGTGGGTGGCGTTGGCGGCCGAGAGCGGCGACGCCACGGCCGGCGGCGCCGTCGCCGGCTATGCCCGCAAGCTGTCTACCGACGACCTGGGCCGGGCCCGCGCGCTGACCCGGCAATGGAAGCGCACGCGCGCCCCGGCGCCCGACTGCTAG
- a CDS encoding 3'-5' exonuclease, with protein MNVFEQPIVMIDFETTGLSPDMGDRITEVAALRIEGGRITDRFVSLINCNARIPSFITGLTGITQAMVDKAPPVAEVVPQLLDFIGSDALSAHNASFDEKFLRAESARLDLAPKHRSLVCSLKLSRRVFPGLSSYKLGLLSGQLGIAFKSAAHRAESDAEVAAQVLIHIGRHLHSNYGIDGVDAELLVSLNKLAAAKVPQFLQKHPRKR; from the coding sequence ATGAATGTGTTTGAGCAACCGATCGTCATGATCGACTTTGAAACCACCGGTTTGTCGCCCGACATGGGCGACCGCATCACGGAAGTGGCGGCGCTGCGCATCGAGGGCGGGCGTATCACCGACCGCTTTGTGTCGCTGATCAACTGCAATGCACGCATTCCGTCGTTTATCACGGGCTTGACCGGGATTACCCAGGCGATGGTCGACAAGGCGCCGCCGGTGGCCGAGGTGGTGCCGCAGTTGCTGGACTTTATCGGCAGCGATGCCTTGTCGGCCCATAACGCCAGCTTCGATGAAAAATTCCTGCGCGCCGAAAGCGCCCGCCTGGACCTGGCACCAAAGCACCGCTCGCTGGTGTGTTCATTGAAACTGTCGCGCCGCGTGTTTCCAGGCCTGTCCAGCTACAAGCTGGGCCTGCTGTCCGGCCAGCTGGGCATCGCCTTCAAGAGCGCGGCCCACAGGGCCGAGTCCGATGCGGAAGTGGCCGCCCAGGTGCTGATCCATATCGGCCGCCATTTGCACAGCAATTACGGCATCGATGGCGTCGACGCCGAGCTGCTGGTGTCGCTGAACAAGCTGGCCGCCGCCAAGGTGCCGCAGTTTCTGCAGAAACATCCGCGCAAGCGTTAA
- a CDS encoding Hsp70 family protein produces MANACGVDFGTSNSTVGWARPGQSTMLGLEDGKTTLPSVVFFNAEDEEVSFGRAALAGYLAGYEGRLMRSLKSLLGTSLIDGQTEVGGRAIPFRLLLSQFIGEVKKRAEQSAGREFTSAVFGRPVFFIDDNAQADQLAQDTLAEVARSVGFKDVAFQFEPIAAAFDYESQIDREELVLIADIGGGTSDFSLVRLSPERAKKAERRDDILATGGVHIGGTDFDKYLSLSSVMPLLGYGSRLNNNSEVPSSYYFNLATWHTINLAYTKKIWVQLADVCRDAREQDKVKRLQKLIDERAGHWLAMKVEEGKIALSDAQEVQLELDRLSPAQSLLLKRAQFDEAIGHLCGSVEDTVLRLLRDAGVAPEAVDTVFFTGGSSGVRLLREKIAALVPSARKVEGDLFGSIGAGLALDAVRKFG; encoded by the coding sequence ATGGCCAATGCTTGCGGCGTCGATTTCGGTACGTCAAATTCCACGGTAGGCTGGGCGCGTCCCGGGCAGAGCACCATGCTCGGCCTGGAAGACGGCAAGACCACGCTGCCGTCGGTGGTGTTCTTCAATGCGGAAGACGAAGAAGTGAGCTTTGGCCGCGCCGCCCTGGCCGGCTACCTGGCCGGCTACGAAGGCCGCTTGATGCGCTCGCTGAAAAGCCTGCTAGGCACCAGCCTGATCGATGGCCAGACGGAAGTGGGCGGCCGCGCGATTCCGTTCCGCCTGCTGTTGTCGCAATTTATCGGCGAAGTCAAGAAACGCGCCGAGCAGTCGGCCGGCCGCGAATTTACCTCGGCCGTGTTTGGACGCCCCGTCTTCTTTATTGATGACAACGCCCAGGCCGACCAGCTGGCCCAGGACACCCTGGCCGAAGTGGCGCGCTCGGTCGGCTTCAAGGACGTGGCCTTCCAGTTCGAGCCGATCGCCGCCGCGTTCGATTACGAGTCGCAAATCGATCGTGAAGAGCTGGTGCTGATCGCCGACATCGGCGGCGGGACCTCGGACTTCTCGCTGGTGCGCCTGTCGCCCGAACGCGCCAAAAAGGCCGAGCGCCGTGACGATATCCTGGCCACCGGCGGCGTGCATATCGGCGGTACCGACTTCGATAAATACCTGAGCCTGTCGTCGGTAATGCCGCTGCTGGGCTATGGCAGCCGTTTGAACAACAATAGCGAAGTGCCATCCAGCTATTATTTCAACCTGGCCACATGGCATACCATCAACCTGGCCTACACCAAGAAGATCTGGGTGCAGCTGGCCGATGTGTGCCGCGATGCGCGCGAGCAAGATAAAGTAAAACGCCTGCAAAAGCTGATCGACGAGCGCGCCGGCCACTGGCTGGCGATGAAGGTCGAGGAAGGCAAGATCGCCCTGTCCGACGCGCAGGAAGTGCAGCTGGAGCTGGATCGCCTGTCGCCGGCGCAAAGCCTGCTGCTCAAGCGCGCCCAGTTCGACGAAGCCATCGGCCACCTGTGCGGCAGCGTGGAAGACACCGTGCTGCGTTTGCTGCGCGACGCGGGCGTGGCGCCGGAAGCGGTCGATACCGTGTTCTTCACGGGCGGCTCGAGCGGCGTGCGCCTGCTGCGCGAAAAAATCGCGGCCCTGGTGCCGTCGGCGCGCAAGGTGGAAGGCGATCTGTTCGGCAGTATTGGTGCCGGACTCGCGCTCGACGCGGTGCGCAAGTTCGGCTAA
- a CDS encoding Ig-like domain-containing protein, translating to MTTSRLIRSALPLSILILLGACGGGAADTQPASGCTLQSTAGCGGTLPDPVIPPVTTPVTPSDPASLASSVRLVFSGAELASSGVAGSEVSVTALVKDAANLALPGAKIAFAADSGILGSVDAVTDKNGQARAVLGTGGDKNNRSIKVTATVGSQAGSGTVAVTGSTVELAGPSLLTLGQQADFTVTVRDSARQPVSGATISYAGNGAAGLAVKDGAAALSNAQGQLLLRLAAGALGNNAVSASALGATVSHAYTVAGGELRLTPAVGMDAGGGEILQEVPAMACEAIDVRYESNGVARTGSASLSTSRGTLYADSACGVALPSSLTFTNGNLPRSYVQSANAGVATITATVAGGPTAQTRLEFVALLSAASKLGVQADPAVLGANAAGASDNVATLSAVVRDGAANNLVKHAPVVFSILSDPSGGYLRQAGHILTGSNGLASTVYVAGPADSGRDGVLIQASIAGATQAAATAQVRLTVARKALSIKFGTGNNVREYSASVLQKDIAVFVSDSAGNAVPGVAITAAGWPSRYGKGYYVWEADKQEFPDTGAWRLALPRYSCANEDVLRNGIFDAAYDLNGNGVLDPGIPLTVTASGQTDALGLATLTISYPRNYGSWVQLALSVRGSVAGTEAASTTELTLPTLATDFSARRVPPPGQTSPYGTGPCDTAQ from the coding sequence GTGACCACTAGCCGATTGATCCGAAGCGCCTTGCCACTATCCATCTTGATACTGCTGGGCGCTTGCGGCGGAGGCGCCGCCGACACCCAGCCCGCCAGCGGCTGCACCTTGCAAAGCACGGCGGGCTGCGGCGGCACCCTGCCCGATCCGGTGATACCGCCAGTTACCACGCCCGTGACCCCCAGCGACCCGGCCAGCCTGGCCAGTTCCGTGCGGCTGGTGTTTTCCGGCGCCGAACTGGCATCGAGCGGCGTGGCCGGCAGCGAAGTGAGCGTTACCGCGCTGGTGAAGGACGCCGCCAATCTGGCTCTGCCGGGCGCCAAGATCGCGTTTGCCGCCGACTCCGGCATCCTGGGCAGTGTCGACGCCGTCACCGACAAGAACGGCCAGGCGCGTGCCGTGCTGGGCACCGGCGGCGACAAGAACAATCGCAGCATCAAGGTCACGGCCACGGTCGGCAGCCAGGCCGGCAGCGGCACGGTGGCGGTGACGGGCAGCACGGTGGAGCTGGCCGGCCCCAGCCTGCTGACCCTGGGCCAGCAAGCGGACTTCACGGTGACGGTGCGCGACTCGGCGCGCCAGCCCGTCAGCGGCGCCACCATCAGCTATGCGGGCAATGGCGCGGCCGGCCTGGCGGTCAAGGATGGCGCGGCAGCGCTCAGCAATGCGCAAGGCCAGCTGCTGCTGCGCCTGGCCGCTGGCGCTTTGGGCAATAACGCGGTGTCGGCCAGCGCCCTCGGCGCCACCGTCTCGCACGCCTACACGGTGGCCGGCGGCGAGCTGCGCCTGACGCCCGCCGTGGGCATGGATGCCGGCGGCGGGGAAATATTGCAGGAAGTGCCGGCGATGGCCTGCGAGGCCATCGATGTGCGCTACGAGTCCAACGGCGTGGCGCGGACCGGCAGCGCCAGCCTGTCGACCTCGCGCGGCACTTTATATGCCGACAGCGCCTGCGGCGTCGCCTTGCCGTCCAGCCTGACATTTACCAATGGCAACTTGCCGCGCAGCTATGTGCAGTCGGCCAATGCCGGCGTGGCCACCATCACGGCGACGGTGGCCGGCGGACCCACTGCGCAAACGCGGCTGGAATTCGTCGCCTTGCTGAGCGCGGCCAGCAAGCTCGGCGTGCAGGCCGACCCCGCCGTGCTGGGCGCGAACGCGGCTGGTGCCAGCGACAATGTCGCCACCCTCAGCGCCGTGGTGCGCGACGGCGCCGCGAATAACCTGGTCAAGCATGCGCCGGTGGTGTTTAGCATTTTGAGCGACCCCAGCGGCGGCTACCTGCGCCAGGCGGGGCATATCTTGACGGGATCAAACGGCCTGGCAAGCACCGTGTATGTGGCCGGCCCGGCCGACAGCGGGCGCGATGGCGTGCTGATCCAGGCCAGCATCGCCGGCGCGACCCAGGCCGCCGCGACGGCGCAAGTGCGCCTGACGGTGGCCAGGAAAGCCTTGTCGATCAAGTTTGGCACCGGCAACAACGTGCGCGAATATTCCGCCAGCGTACTGCAGAAGGACATCGCCGTGTTTGTTTCCGACAGCGCCGGCAATGCCGTGCCGGGCGTGGCCATCACGGCGGCCGGCTGGCCCAGCCGTTACGGCAAGGGCTATTATGTGTGGGAGGCGGACAAGCAGGAGTTCCCCGACACGGGCGCCTGGCGCCTGGCGCTGCCCCGCTACAGCTGCGCCAATGAAGACGTGCTGCGCAACGGCATCTTCGATGCGGCCTACGACCTCAACGGCAACGGCGTGCTGGACCCCGGCATCCCCTTGACGGTCACGGCCAGCGGCCAGACCGATGCGCTGGGCCTGGCCACGCTCACCATCAGCTATCCGCGCAACTACGGCTCCTGGGTGCAACTGGCCCTGAGCGTGCGCGGCAGCGTGGCCGGCACGGAGGCGGCGTCCACCACGGAGCTGACCTTGCCCACCCTGGCCACGGATTTCAGCGCACGCCGCGTGCCGCCACCGGGACAGACCAGTCCCTACGGCACGGGGCCCTGCGATACGGCGCAATAG
- a CDS encoding LacI family DNA-binding transcriptional regulator, with protein sequence MRKQTAVESRAGSGPVDGAARRVTSYDVALLAGVSQSAVSRSFKPGASVSPTTHAKVMQAATALDYIPNAAARSLSTRRSNLVAVIVSNLANLYYPQVLSDLSEQIARQGKRLLLFTLEREADVGKVLCDVWQYQVDGAIVAAWLSDEQLAEFARREVPLVLYNRCPRGHAVHAVLCDQAEAARLLVSRLAEAGHRQFAMIDGPGDSTTAQERKSGMVERLLELGLPLPVVVSGNYDYASGGQGLRKIIDRLGRVPDAVICGNDIMAIGCLDTARHLLGIQVPLNMSVAGFDALEASGWLSYDVTTLRQPTQKMAADAVAMLLQLMERRPGAAERRQYVSCLIEGSTARLSGEPGYPGQQLGLRAA encoded by the coding sequence ATGCGAAAACAGACTGCAGTTGAAAGCCGGGCCGGCAGCGGCCCCGTCGATGGCGCCGCGCGCCGGGTCACCTCCTATGACGTGGCGCTGCTGGCCGGCGTCTCGCAATCGGCCGTGTCGCGCAGCTTCAAGCCGGGCGCCAGCGTCTCGCCCACCACCCACGCCAAGGTGATGCAGGCGGCCACCGCGCTCGACTATATTCCGAACGCGGCCGCGCGCAGCCTGTCGACGCGCCGCTCCAACCTGGTGGCCGTGATCGTCTCCAACCTGGCCAATCTGTATTACCCTCAAGTACTGTCCGACCTGAGCGAGCAGATCGCGCGCCAGGGCAAGCGCTTGCTGCTGTTTACACTGGAACGCGAGGCCGACGTCGGCAAGGTCTTGTGCGATGTCTGGCAATACCAGGTCGATGGCGCCATCGTGGCGGCCTGGCTGTCTGACGAGCAATTGGCCGAATTCGCGCGGCGCGAAGTGCCGCTGGTGCTGTACAACCGCTGCCCGCGCGGCCATGCCGTGCATGCCGTGCTGTGCGACCAGGCCGAGGCGGCGCGCCTGCTGGTGTCGCGCCTGGCCGAGGCCGGCCACCGCCAGTTCGCCATGATCGACGGCCCCGGCGACTCGACCACGGCCCAGGAACGCAAGTCCGGCATGGTCGAGCGCTTGCTGGAACTGGGCCTGCCGTTGCCGGTGGTGGTCAGCGGCAATTATGATTACGCCAGCGGCGGCCAGGGCTTGCGCAAGATTATCGACCGCCTAGGCCGGGTGCCGGACGCGGTTATCTGCGGCAACGACATCATGGCCATCGGCTGCCTCGACACGGCACGCCATTTGCTGGGCATACAAGTGCCGTTGAACATGTCGGTGGCCGGCTTCGACGCGCTGGAGGCGTCGGGCTGGCTCAGCTATGACGTCACCACCCTGCGCCAGCCGACGCAAAAAATGGCCGCCGATGCCGTCGCCATGCTGCTGCAGTTGATGGAACGGCGGCCCGGCGCGGCGGAACGGCGGCAGTATGTTTCCTGCCTGATCGAAGGCAGCACGGCCCGCCTTAGCGGCGAGCCCGGCTATCCGGGCCAGCAGCTGGGCCTGCGGGCCGCCTGA
- a CDS encoding YidB family protein — protein sequence MGLFDQLAGQAIDMLGNKGDVAGAAAGGQSGLLASVMDLINQHGGLAGLLQKFQESGLQDQVASWIGTGANASVSGEQVQGALGADTISQIAAKLGLPQDAASGGLAALLPQLIDHLTPNGQVPEGNDLMAQGLNLLKGKFFGQ from the coding sequence ATGGGTTTGTTTGATCAACTGGCAGGACAGGCCATCGATATGCTGGGGAACAAGGGAGACGTGGCGGGCGCGGCGGCAGGAGGCCAGTCGGGCTTGCTGGCCAGCGTGATGGACTTGATCAACCAGCATGGCGGCTTGGCGGGCCTGCTGCAGAAATTCCAGGAAAGCGGCTTGCAGGACCAGGTGGCCAGCTGGATCGGCACGGGTGCGAACGCGTCGGTGTCGGGCGAGCAGGTGCAAGGGGCGCTCGGTGCGGACACCATCAGCCAGATCGCCGCGAAACTGGGCCTGCCGCAGGATGCGGCCTCGGGCGGCCTGGCGGCGCTGCTGCCGCAACTGATCGATCATCTGACGCCGAACGGCCAGGTGCCGGAAGGCAATGACCTGATGGCGCAGGGCTTGAATTTGCTGAAGGGCAAGTTTTTCGGACAATAA